The following coding sequences lie in one uncultured Bacteroides sp. genomic window:
- a CDS encoding TIGR00730 family Rossman fold protein, whose product MDKIGIFCSASQSIDDVYFQKTKELGKWMGEQGKTLVYGGANMGLMECLAQTVKQGGGNIIGVIPSKLEENKKVSDLPDKYLHTKNLSDRKDIILAESDVLIALPGGIGTLDEVFHVMASASIGYHSKKIIFYNINGFYNELLTILKTFEEKQFTRNKLSLYFDVANNLKELTNLLNKQPDNND is encoded by the coding sequence ATGGATAAAATTGGGATCTTTTGTTCAGCCTCACAATCAATCGACGATGTATATTTCCAAAAGACGAAAGAATTAGGAAAATGGATGGGCGAACAAGGTAAAACATTGGTTTATGGCGGAGCAAATATGGGATTAATGGAATGTCTGGCGCAGACTGTTAAGCAAGGTGGCGGTAATATTATTGGTGTAATACCCTCCAAACTGGAAGAAAATAAAAAAGTTAGCGACCTACCCGATAAATACTTACACACAAAAAACTTAAGCGACCGAAAAGATATAATTCTTGCTGAATCAGATGTTTTGATCGCTTTGCCCGGAGGAATAGGAACACTGGATGAAGTTTTTCACGTTATGGCATCAGCATCTATCGGATATCATTCAAAAAAGATAATTTTTTATAACATAAACGGTTTTTATAATGAATTATTGACCATTCTAAAGACATTTGAAGAGAAACAGTTTACCAGAAATAAGCTATCTCTTTATTTCGATGTGGCCAATAATTTAAAAGAATTAACCAACCTATTAAACAAACAACCCGACAACAATGATTGA
- a CDS encoding pitrilysin family protein, protein MHYNQHTLPNGLRIIHAPSSSKVAYCGFAVNAGTRDEAENEQGMAHFVEHLSFKGTEKRKAWHILNRMENVGGDLNAYTNKEETVIYSAFLTEHFPRAVDLLADIVLHSTFPQREIDKEVEVIIDEIKLYDDTPSELIFDDFEDLIFKNHPLGRNILGKPDLLRSFTTSDALNFTSRYYHPANMVFFVLGDLDFKKVIRLVEKSTDDISLAEYKNNRISPPVYVPERLIIPKDTNQAHVMIGGRGYDAYNEKRTALYLLNNILGGPGMNSKLNISLRERKALVYSVESNLTSYTDTGVFCIYFGTDPQDVDACLSLTYKELKHLQDVKMTSLQLNAAKKQLIGQIGVASDNNENNALDMAKSFLHYNKYDTPESLFLRIEPLTAESLLEVANEMFAEEILSTLIYR, encoded by the coding sequence ATGCATTACAATCAACATACTTTACCTAACGGATTGCGTATTATTCATGCCCCTTCATCCTCTAAAGTGGCTTATTGTGGATTTGCCGTTAATGCAGGTACACGTGATGAAGCAGAGAATGAGCAGGGGATGGCTCATTTTGTGGAGCATCTTAGTTTTAAAGGTACAGAAAAACGTAAAGCCTGGCACATTCTGAATCGCATGGAAAATGTAGGTGGCGATCTGAATGCCTATACAAATAAGGAGGAGACTGTGATATATTCTGCCTTCCTTACAGAACATTTTCCCCGAGCTGTAGATCTGCTTGCGGATATTGTGCTGCATTCCACCTTTCCCCAAAGGGAAATTGATAAAGAAGTAGAGGTGATTATTGATGAAATAAAGTTGTATGACGATACTCCATCGGAACTTATTTTTGATGATTTTGAAGATCTGATTTTTAAGAACCATCCGTTGGGAAGGAATATTCTGGGAAAACCGGACTTATTACGGAGCTTTACAACATCCGATGCACTCAATTTCACGTCTCGTTATTACCATCCGGCGAATATGGTTTTTTTCGTTTTAGGGGATCTTGATTTTAAGAAAGTGATACGGCTTGTAGAAAAGTCAACTGATGATATCTCTTTGGCTGAGTATAAGAATAATCGTATATCTCCACCAGTCTATGTTCCTGAGCGGTTAATCATTCCTAAGGATACAAATCAAGCGCACGTGATGATTGGTGGTAGGGGATATGATGCCTACAATGAAAAGCGTACAGCCCTTTATCTTCTCAATAACATACTGGGAGGACCGGGAATGAACAGTAAACTCAATATATCTCTTCGTGAAAGGAAGGCGTTGGTATATAGTGTAGAGTCTAATCTTACCTCTTATACTGATACTGGGGTGTTTTGTATCTATTTCGGGACTGATCCTCAAGATGTAGATGCTTGTCTTAGTCTTACCTATAAAGAATTGAAGCATTTGCAGGATGTGAAGATGACTTCTTTACAATTGAATGCTGCAAAGAAGCAGTTGATTGGTCAGATAGGGGTTGCCTCAGACAATAACGAAAATAATGCGCTGGATATGGCTAAGTCATTTCTTCATTATAATAAATATGATACTCCGGAATCATTGTTCCTCCGGATTGAGCCATTAACGGCTGAAAGCTTGTTGGAAGTGGCTAATGAGATGTTTGCCGAAGAAATACTCTCAACCTTAATTTATCGATAG
- a CDS encoding WbqC family protein, with product MKQTIYLSSAYLAPVEYYARLYSCEKAFIEQYDNYIKQTYRNRCTIASADGPLTLSIPTEKPETLKCPMKDIRISDHGNWRHLHWIAIESAYSSSPFFEYYKDDFMPFYEQKYDFLFDFNETLCNLVCKLIDIHPNMELTTEYKQLFMPDEIDFRDLIHPKKAPNEGFVANHYYQVFEARHGFLPNLSIIDLLFNMGPESLLVLRDAESHLHY from the coding sequence ATGAAACAGACAATTTATCTCAGCTCAGCATACCTGGCTCCGGTAGAATATTATGCAAGGCTATACAGCTGTGAAAAGGCATTTATAGAGCAATACGACAACTACATCAAACAGACTTACCGCAACCGTTGTACTATTGCTTCGGCCGATGGCCCGCTAACGCTCTCTATTCCCACGGAGAAACCGGAAACACTAAAGTGCCCCATGAAGGATATTCGTATTTCCGACCACGGCAACTGGCGCCATCTGCACTGGATAGCTATTGAATCTGCTTATAGCAGCTCCCCTTTCTTTGAATATTACAAGGACGACTTTATGCCCTTCTATGAACAAAAATATGATTTTTTATTCGATTTCAATGAGACTTTGTGCAATCTTGTCTGTAAATTAATCGATATTCACCCTAATATGGAGCTTACAACAGAATATAAACAGTTATTTATGCCAGATGAGATTGATTTCAGAGACCTTATACACCCTAAAAAAGCCCCGAATGAAGGTTTTGTTGCTAATCACTATTATCAGGTATTTGAAGCACGTCATGGGTTTCTACCCAACCTGAGCATTATTGATCTGCTTTTTAATATGGGACCGGAAAGTTTACTTGTTTTACGTGATGCAGAATCTCACTTGCACTACTAG
- the lepB gene encoding signal peptidase I yields MKSKAKNLIFWIRTLGIAVAGVLLLQLFAFSSCYIPSSGMENSLYPGDHLIINKWAYGLRLPFMTVFGYQRINDKPLHKNDIVVFNNPFARSTKVPADRREVFISRCMGLPGDTLMMSPQYSIICPRKEVNPDHKQLYVYPKDKENSIEKQIKQLGIEENKLIGYNKMGYVRSFSRYEIYLLQQEIPGLKIKSVLPDTCELVHALVVPGRGRNIHITPWNITFLRNAINEHEGKRAFIINDSLLYVNGQKVSSYVFTKDYYWMVSNNSININDSRIFGFVPKDHIIGKASLIWFSKDSGAGFFSGFRWKRFFQSVQ; encoded by the coding sequence ATGAAATCAAAAGCAAAGAATCTTATTTTCTGGATAAGAACATTAGGCATTGCAGTTGCAGGAGTATTACTCCTGCAACTCTTTGCTTTTAGTTCCTGTTACATTCCTTCATCTGGAATGGAAAATTCTTTGTATCCTGGTGACCATCTGATCATTAATAAATGGGCTTACGGATTACGCTTACCATTTATGACTGTTTTTGGCTATCAACGAATAAACGACAAACCACTCCACAAAAATGACATCGTTGTCTTTAATAACCCCTTTGCCCGTTCTACAAAAGTTCCTGCTGACCGACGCGAAGTATTTATCAGCCGCTGCATGGGCCTGCCAGGGGACACATTAATGATGAGTCCTCAATACTCCATTATTTGCCCAAGAAAAGAGGTTAATCCTGATCACAAACAACTTTATGTATATCCTAAAGACAAAGAGAATTCAATAGAGAAACAAATAAAACAGTTGGGCATTGAAGAAAACAAGCTGATAGGATACAATAAGATGGGCTACGTGCGTAGTTTCAGCCGCTATGAAATTTACTTGCTTCAGCAGGAAATCCCAGGTCTTAAGATAAAGTCTGTTCTTCCTGATACCTGTGAACTGGTACACGCTTTGGTGGTACCCGGAAGAGGCAGAAATATTCATATTACCCCATGGAATATCACTTTTCTGAGAAATGCAATCAATGAACATGAAGGCAAAAGAGCTTTTATAATCAACGATTCTTTGTTATATGTCAATGGACAAAAAGTATCCTCTTATGTATTTACAAAGGACTATTACTGGATGGTGTCCAATAATTCCATTAATATAAACGACTCACGCATTTTCGGATTTGTTCCGAAAGACCATATTATCGGAAAAGCATCCCTTATCTGGTTTTCTAAAGACAGCGGAGCTGGCTTTTTTAGTGGTTTCCGCTGGAAACGATTCTTTCAATCTGTGCAATAA
- the lepB gene encoding signal peptidase I has translation MIKATRRQWINCGIVTVLYLLFLVWVKSWLGLIVVPLIFDAYITKIVPWSFWKRSKNKAVRTVMSWVDAIVFALVAVYFVNTFFFQNYQIPSSSLEKSLLVGDFLFVSKMSYGPRVPNTPLSMPLAQHTLPVFNCKSYIEFPQWGYKRAPGFGKVKRNDIVVFNFPAGDTVAINYQQTDFYTLCYEVSHTTIPRVNMDSLTREQQKAAYDIYYAEGRKLVLENPTEFGKIVVRPVDRRENYVKRCVGIPGDMLKIVNGQVYVNNIPMKNPENLQFNYLVQTTGPNIPEELFQELGVSEADRNTAGLSENELYSMGFTSTNSQSKLNPIYDLPLTRKAYQTLLGNKKLVAKIKIKSEKDPTQLYPLNFYTKWDRNNYGPIWIPKKGATINLTAENLAIYERPIRNYEGNKLEVKGGKIYINGKQTNSYTFKMDYYWMMGDNRDNSADSRYWGFVPEDHVVGKPILVWLSLDKDKGWFSGKIRWNRLFKFVDNI, from the coding sequence ATGATAAAAGCAACACGCAGACAATGGATTAACTGTGGAATAGTTACCGTTTTATACTTATTATTTTTGGTTTGGGTCAAAAGTTGGTTGGGGCTTATTGTTGTTCCTTTGATATTTGATGCCTACATTACCAAAATCGTTCCGTGGAGTTTCTGGAAAAGATCAAAAAACAAAGCTGTTCGCACTGTTATGAGCTGGGTAGATGCCATTGTTTTTGCATTGGTAGCCGTATATTTCGTAAATACCTTCTTTTTTCAAAACTATCAGATACCTTCTTCATCGTTAGAAAAGTCCCTGTTGGTAGGTGATTTCTTATTCGTAAGTAAAATGAGTTATGGCCCACGGGTGCCCAATACACCACTTTCAATGCCACTGGCTCAACACACCTTACCGGTGTTTAATTGCAAATCTTATATTGAATTCCCTCAATGGGGTTATAAACGTGCACCTGGATTCGGGAAAGTGAAACGAAACGATATAGTCGTATTTAATTTTCCAGCAGGAGATACCGTCGCTATAAATTACCAGCAAACAGACTTCTATACTCTTTGTTATGAGGTTTCCCATACAACTATACCAAGAGTTAATATGGACAGCCTGACCCGCGAACAACAAAAGGCTGCTTACGATATCTATTATGCTGAAGGACGTAAACTGGTACTTGAAAACCCCACTGAATTTGGGAAAATTGTGGTGCGCCCTGTTGACCGTCGCGAGAATTATGTAAAACGCTGCGTGGGAATACCTGGAGATATGCTTAAAATAGTAAACGGACAAGTGTATGTGAACAACATTCCAATGAAAAATCCGGAGAATCTGCAATTTAATTATCTTGTTCAAACAACTGGTCCTAATATTCCAGAAGAACTGTTCCAGGAACTGGGGGTCAGTGAAGCTGACAGGAACACAGCCGGGCTTTCTGAAAATGAATTATACAGCATGGGATTCACTAGTACCAACAGTCAAAGCAAACTAAACCCGATATATGATCTCCCTTTAACGAGAAAAGCTTACCAGACACTTCTCGGGAATAAAAAATTAGTTGCCAAAATAAAAATAAAATCTGAAAAAGACCCTACTCAGCTTTATCCACTGAATTTCTATACCAAATGGGACAGAAACAACTATGGACCTATCTGGATCCCAAAGAAAGGAGCGACCATAAATCTTACTGCTGAAAATCTTGCTATCTACGAACGTCCTATAAGAAATTATGAAGGCAATAAGCTTGAAGTTAAAGGTGGAAAGATCTATATTAACGGCAAGCAAACCAACAGTTATACGTTCAAAATGGATTATTATTGGATGATGGGTGACAACCGTGACAACTCGGCCGATTCCCGCTACTGGGGATTTGTTCCTGAAGACCATGTTGTTGGTAAACCTATTCTTGTATGGTTATCGCTTGACAAAGACAAAGGTTGGTTTAGCGGAAAAATCCGTTGGAATCGTCTATTTAAGTTTGTGGACAATATTTAA
- the dapB gene encoding 4-hydroxy-tetrahydrodipicolinate reductase: MKIALIGYGKMGKEIEKIALNRGHQIVSIIDLNNPEEFTSEAFKSADVAIEFTAPTVAYGNYMKAFAAGVKVVSGSTGWMDEHGDEIKNLCENGGKTLFWASNFSLGVAIFSAVNKYLAKIMNQFPTYDVTMSETHHIHKLDAPSGTAITLAEGVIENLNRKDCWVKEEAKAANELPIHSIREGEVPGIHSIRYDSEADSITITHDAKNRKGFALGAVLAAEFTGKKQGFLGMSDLFKF; this comes from the coding sequence ATGAAAATCGCATTGATAGGATATGGAAAGATGGGTAAAGAAATTGAAAAAATTGCCCTTAATCGTGGCCATCAAATTGTTAGTATCATTGATTTGAATAATCCGGAAGAATTCACTTCTGAAGCTTTCAAATCAGCTGACGTGGCTATCGAATTTACTGCTCCAACCGTTGCTTACGGCAACTACATGAAAGCCTTTGCCGCCGGAGTGAAAGTTGTTTCAGGAAGTACCGGATGGATGGATGAACATGGAGATGAGATAAAGAATTTATGTGAGAATGGAGGCAAGACTCTTTTCTGGGCATCAAATTTCAGTCTTGGAGTAGCCATTTTTTCTGCAGTAAACAAATATCTGGCAAAGATCATGAATCAATTCCCGACCTACGATGTTACAATGAGTGAGACCCATCATATTCATAAGCTGGATGCTCCAAGTGGCACTGCCATTACGCTTGCCGAAGGCGTTATTGAGAATCTGAACCGCAAAGATTGCTGGGTGAAAGAAGAGGCAAAAGCTGCCAACGAACTTCCCATTCATTCCATTCGTGAAGGAGAGGTCCCCGGAATTCACAGCATTCGCTATGATTCGGAGGCAGATAGCATAACAATCACTCATGATGCAAAGAATAGAAAAGGCTTTGCACTTGGTGCAGTCTTAGCAGCTGAATTTACCGGCAAGAAGCAAGGTTTCCTTGGAATGAGTGATTTATTTAAATTCTAA
- a CDS encoding DUF2851 family protein yields MEHLLHYIWKHKIFPLKQLETTSGMLVEVIDPGLANTDAGPDFFNSKVKINETLWVGNVEIHSKSSDWFRHGHDKNRAYDSVILHVAEEIDCDISRTNGEPILQMQLSCPAEIEKNYETLHSTDMLPPCYDIIPKMSQFAIHSWLSVLQSERFDHKAEAINARLKLCNGNWEDAFFITLARNFGFGLNGDAFEKWASLIPFRAVDKHRDSLFKVEAIFFGQAGLLEESLDDLYYLRLQKEFAYMKHLFQLPVMDVSLWRFLRLRPGNFPHIRIAQLAFLYSRKWGLFSKLMEAESMKSIKEILQTSTSEYWEEHYQFYSNSPKRTKSLSDSSFNLLAINTVIPFLYAYGRHKAEDALCLRANNLLEELKAEDNYVTRMWHGVGLSVSNAADSQALLELKKEYCDKKKCLYCRIGFEYLKLRK; encoded by the coding sequence ATGGAACATCTACTGCACTATATCTGGAAGCATAAAATATTTCCCTTAAAACAACTGGAAACAACTTCTGGAATGTTAGTTGAAGTAATTGATCCCGGACTGGCAAATACTGATGCAGGGCCTGACTTTTTTAATTCAAAAGTAAAGATTAACGAAACCTTATGGGTGGGGAACGTGGAAATTCATTCCAAATCGTCTGATTGGTTTCGTCACGGACATGATAAAAATAGAGCTTACGACTCTGTAATCCTGCATGTGGCAGAAGAAATTGACTGTGATATTTCACGGACTAACGGAGAGCCTATTCTACAAATGCAACTGAGTTGCCCCGCTGAAATTGAGAAGAATTATGAGACTTTGCATAGCACTGACATGCTCCCTCCTTGTTATGATATTATTCCTAAAATGTCTCAGTTTGCCATTCATTCCTGGCTTTCGGTATTACAAAGTGAGCGATTTGATCACAAGGCAGAAGCTATTAATGCCCGTTTGAAGCTTTGCAATGGTAATTGGGAAGATGCTTTTTTTATTACGTTGGCCCGCAACTTCGGATTTGGTCTGAATGGAGATGCCTTTGAGAAATGGGCAAGCCTGATTCCTTTTCGGGCAGTAGACAAACATCGGGATAGCCTGTTTAAGGTTGAAGCAATCTTTTTTGGGCAGGCAGGATTGTTGGAAGAATCTTTGGATGATCTCTATTATTTGCGTTTACAAAAAGAGTTTGCCTATATGAAACATCTTTTTCAGCTACCAGTAATGGACGTTTCACTTTGGCGTTTTCTTCGGTTGCGCCCAGGAAATTTTCCGCACATACGGATTGCTCAGCTGGCCTTTCTATATTCACGAAAATGGGGACTCTTTTCAAAACTGATGGAAGCTGAATCTATGAAATCTATTAAAGAGATTTTGCAAACATCTACTTCCGAATATTGGGAAGAACATTATCAGTTTTACAGTAATTCTCCAAAGAGAACAAAAAGTCTGAGCGATTCCTCTTTTAATTTATTGGCTATCAATACAGTAATTCCATTTCTTTATGCTTATGGAAGACATAAAGCAGAAGATGCGCTTTGCCTTCGTGCAAATAATTTGTTGGAGGAATTAAAAGCTGAAGATAATTATGTGACCCGAATGTGGCACGGAGTTGGACTATCTGTAAGTAATGCTGCTGATTCTCAGGCATTACTGGAACTTAAAAAAGAGTATTGCGATAAGAAGAAATGTCTCTATTGCCGCATTGGATTTGAATATTTAAAGCTGCGCAAATAA
- a CDS encoding DUF4348 domain-containing protein — MKKNSLVIYLLFLSLFATILPANAVTGEENFNSFLKKFTTSAAFQYSRIKFPLKTDIVLSLGDGENDKSFPFTKREWPLLDGETFVEERNEVEGEGVYVSKFTVKKPTHVEFEAGYEESELDLRVSFDLINGKWFLTDCYTEWYNFNVLDSELNQVVLEVQAENKDFIKQNP, encoded by the coding sequence ATGAAAAAGAACAGTTTGGTAATTTACCTTTTGTTTCTGTCTTTGTTCGCAACTATTTTACCTGCTAACGCTGTGACAGGTGAGGAGAATTTTAATTCCTTTCTGAAAAAGTTTACAACTAGTGCAGCCTTTCAATACTCACGGATTAAGTTTCCGCTGAAAACAGATATTGTCCTTTCACTTGGTGACGGAGAAAACGACAAGAGCTTTCCTTTTACTAAAAGGGAGTGGCCTCTATTGGATGGAGAAACATTTGTAGAGGAACGTAATGAGGTTGAAGGAGAAGGGGTTTATGTTTCTAAATTTACTGTGAAGAAACCAACTCATGTGGAATTTGAAGCTGGTTATGAAGAATCGGAGCTGGATCTTCGTGTTAGTTTTGATTTAATAAACGGTAAATGGTTCCTTACTGATTGTTATACAGAATGGTATAATTTCAATGTTTTAGACAGCGAATTAAATCAGGTTGTTCTTGAGGTGCAGGCAGAAAATAAAGATTTCATAAAACAAAACCCTTAA
- a CDS encoding carbohydrate-binding family 9-like protein: MMDQEKIEFNSIGFVNWDSFPYRPNAKFRIAHSDNAILINYQVEEDAVRAIYGEDNDKVWTDSCVEFFVSPANDGLYYNIESNCIGTVLLGVGEDRHGRGRAPLDVLAGIQRWASLGREPFEEREGKCSWELSLIIPYTVFFKHSINSLDGVVIKGNFYKCGDKLSTPHYLSWNPIKTENPDFHRPDFFGELQFE; this comes from the coding sequence ATGATGGATCAGGAAAAGATTGAGTTTAATTCGATTGGATTTGTAAACTGGGATAGTTTCCCTTATAGGCCAAATGCTAAATTCCGTATTGCTCATTCTGATAATGCAATATTGATTAATTATCAGGTAGAAGAAGACGCTGTTCGTGCTATTTATGGAGAAGACAACGATAAGGTTTGGACTGATTCTTGCGTGGAGTTCTTTGTTAGCCCTGCGAATGATGGACTTTATTACAATATTGAATCCAATTGCATCGGTACAGTGCTTTTGGGAGTAGGGGAAGACAGACATGGACGAGGACGTGCGCCTTTAGATGTTTTAGCCGGAATTCAGCGTTGGGCGAGCTTGGGACGGGAACCGTTTGAGGAACGTGAAGGTAAGTGTTCATGGGAGCTTTCATTGATAATACCATATACTGTATTCTTTAAACATTCTATTAATTCTCTTGATGGAGTTGTTATTAAAGGTAACTTTTATAAATGTGGAGATAAACTGAGCACTCCTCATTATCTTTCCTGGAATCCAATTAAAACCGAAAATCCGGATTTCCATCGGCCTGATTTTTTTGGTGAGTTGCAATTTGAATAG
- a CDS encoding Ig-like domain-containing protein produces MGIGVFTLVMYSCANMGNPTGGPIDVTPPKFVLSTPKLGALNNDKHKVVLEFDEFIKIEKASEKVIVSPPQVLSPEIKQNGKKITVNLLDSLRAKTTYTVDFSDAIVDNNEGNPLGNFTYTFSTGATIDTMEVSGYVLDASNLEPVKGILVGLHSNLTDSAFTKLPFDRVSRTDSRGHFIIKGIAPGTYRLFGLQDANQNFAFDQKSEMLAFYGSPITPRFETRSRQDTVWKDSIKVDTIRTRQYTHYLPDDLVLRSFKEYAKSQYLIKTERLTSQKFSFYFAAESNLLPKIKGLNFDEKNAFLIENSQKNDTINYWIKDTLLCKQDTLNMTLDYLYTDSLGKLVPKTDTLYLSVKKGKGAITPKKRKKGEPEPIKLLQVKVNASSTMDVYSNIQLEFEEPIAYFDSTAIHLKQKVDSLWRDAPFVFRKDTLHPRSYELVTEWEPNKEYQFKVDSAAFHGIYGLHSDKIESKFKVRSLEEYASLYMNVTGADSTAYMELLDGQDKPIRKVKVVKGKADFYFLNPGKYYVRLINDLNGNGIWDTGNYQKGLQPEEVFYYNQPLELKALWEVEQDWNVRGISLEKQKLDVLKKQKPDENKKKKAQNPKTNSKRRTSY; encoded by the coding sequence ATGGGTATTGGTGTTTTCACGCTGGTAATGTATTCGTGTGCAAATATGGGTAACCCTACAGGAGGGCCTATTGATGTAACACCTCCTAAATTTGTGTTGAGTACACCAAAGCTTGGGGCTCTGAACAACGATAAGCATAAAGTGGTTCTTGAATTTGATGAATTCATAAAGATAGAAAAAGCTTCAGAGAAAGTCATCGTCTCTCCTCCACAAGTACTGTCCCCCGAAATAAAACAGAATGGCAAGAAAATAACGGTCAATCTGCTCGATTCCCTGAGAGCAAAAACGACCTATACCGTTGACTTTTCAGATGCCATTGTTGATAATAACGAGGGAAATCCATTAGGTAATTTTACGTACACTTTCTCTACCGGGGCAACAATTGATACAATGGAGGTCTCCGGTTATGTGCTTGATGCTTCCAACCTCGAGCCGGTAAAAGGGATACTGGTTGGGCTTCATTCTAACTTAACTGATTCAGCATTTACAAAATTGCCTTTTGATAGGGTTTCACGTACAGATAGCCGCGGACATTTTATTATTAAAGGGATCGCTCCCGGAACTTATCGTTTATTTGGATTGCAGGATGCCAATCAGAACTTTGCTTTCGATCAGAAAAGTGAAATGCTTGCCTTTTATGGCTCTCCGATAACACCACGTTTTGAAACCCGTAGCCGACAAGATACAGTCTGGAAAGATTCCATAAAGGTGGATACAATACGAACAAGACAATACACCCATTATTTGCCCGACGATCTTGTTCTTCGTTCTTTCAAGGAATATGCTAAATCTCAGTATTTAATAAAAACTGAACGGCTTACTTCTCAGAAGTTCTCGTTCTATTTTGCTGCAGAATCAAATTTATTGCCAAAAATAAAAGGATTGAATTTCGATGAAAAGAATGCTTTTTTAATTGAGAATTCGCAAAAAAACGATACGATCAACTATTGGATAAAGGATACTCTGTTGTGTAAGCAGGATACCTTGAATATGACTTTAGACTATCTTTATACAGACTCCTTGGGGAAACTTGTTCCCAAAACAGATACACTTTATCTGTCTGTGAAAAAAGGGAAAGGTGCAATTACCCCCAAAAAGAGAAAAAAAGGTGAACCTGAGCCTATAAAGCTTTTACAGGTCAAGGTAAATGCTTCTTCAACGATGGATGTATACAGTAATATCCAGCTTGAGTTTGAAGAACCGATCGCTTATTTTGATAGCACTGCAATTCATTTAAAACAAAAAGTAGATTCATTATGGCGTGATGCTCCTTTTGTATTCAGAAAGGATACGCTTCATCCAAGATCCTATGAGCTTGTTACTGAGTGGGAACCAAATAAAGAATATCAGTTCAAGGTAGATTCTGCAGCCTTTCATGGTATTTACGGATTACATAGTGATAAGATTGAATCAAAGTTTAAGGTACGTTCACTTGAAGAATATGCTTCCTTATATATGAACGTAACCGGAGCAGACTCCACTGCTTATATGGAATTACTTGACGGACAGGATAAACCGATCAGAAAAGTTAAGGTTGTCAAAGGGAAAGCTGATTTCTATTTCCTCAATCCCGGGAAATATTATGTTCGACTGATCAATGATTTGAATGGTAATGGAATTTGGGATACAGGTAATTATCAAAAGGGACTTCAACCCGAGGAAGTATTCTATTATAATCAGCCTCTTGAACTTAAGGCGCTTTGGGAAGTAGAACAAGATTGGAATGTTCGGGGGATATCTTTAGAAAAACAAAAACTGGACGTACTTAAAAAACAAAAGCCAGATGAAAATAAGAAAAAGAAGGCTCAAAACCCCAAGACTAATTCAAAACGCAGGACAAGCTATTAA
- a CDS encoding DUF3108 domain-containing protein, with translation MSPDIHAQCESQNDAFQSGEHVMYDLYFNWKFIWTKAGLASLTTNSIHYGSKPAYRVNLLAFGSKTADFFFKMRDTLTCIIGDRMQPYYFRKGAEEGGKYTVDEVSFSYRNGMSYAKQKRIKNNGKPKLSSVEDSRCMYDMLSILAQARSFDPTDYKVGQHIKFQMATGLKIEEQTLIYRGKQITEVQNDAKYRTLVFSLVEYKKGKEKEVITFYITDDKNHLPVRLDLFLNFGSAKAFLKSVRNNKHPLTSIVTG, from the coding sequence ATGAGTCCGGATATTCATGCGCAGTGTGAATCTCAGAATGATGCTTTTCAATCGGGTGAGCATGTGATGTATGACCTTTATTTTAACTGGAAATTTATTTGGACCAAAGCCGGACTTGCCAGTCTAACCACGAATTCCATACATTATGGTTCAAAGCCGGCATATAGGGTTAATCTGTTGGCTTTTGGTAGCAAGACTGCGGACTTTTTCTTTAAAATGAGAGACACTCTAACTTGTATTATTGGCGACCGGATGCAGCCATATTATTTTCGTAAGGGAGCTGAGGAAGGGGGGAAATATACAGTAGACGAGGTTTCCTTTTCTTATCGGAATGGGATGAGCTATGCAAAGCAAAAACGAATAAAAAATAACGGAAAGCCTAAACTCTCATCTGTCGAAGATAGCCGTTGTATGTATGATATGCTCAGCATACTGGCTCAGGCCCGTTCTTTTGATCCTACAGACTATAAAGTTGGCCAGCACATCAAGTTTCAGATGGCCACAGGCTTAAAAATTGAAGAACAAACACTTATTTATAGAGGAAAACAGATCACTGAAGTTCAGAATGACGCAAAATACCGGACTTTGGTCTTTTCTTTAGTGGAATATAAAAAGGGAAAAGAAAAGGAAGTAATAACCTTCTATATCACTGATGACAAGAATCATCTCCCTGTACGTTTGGATTTATTCCTGAATTTTGGTTCTGCAAAGGCATTTCTTAAAAGTGTAAGAAACAATAAGCACCCGTTAACATCAATTGTTACAGGTTAA